A genome region from Marinobacter panjinensis includes the following:
- a CDS encoding MFS transporter yields MPLNVWILVAAQALAMCTAPFIVFIGSIHGRLLAPSPELATLPVGLVVVGTVLAIKPATWLMERIGRKPVMLLGTLAGTLAGSLGALAAWTASFPLLCVAAVVGGTGLAVVHQYRFAAMESVSSDMAGSAAARVLLGGLVAAWLGPEIALAGGGGQAQYPFMGGWLALGAVQVLAMVVLTFGYRASGEHVRGAAVGGGRPMTAILKQPVIWAAISAAAVGYAIMSFIMTATPLSMTEIASHPLEDAKRVIQLHIMAMYLPSLVSGWLIRVVGIPRMMALGLLAYLGCVVLAFSGITFHHYLSALILLGIGWNFLFVGGTTLLPKGYQDEERFRVQGLNDLMVFGSQATAALSAGAVLAAFHWTGLLLIAVPFLVLHGVLMAIWLMGRRAPTGLPE; encoded by the coding sequence ATGCCCCTCAATGTATGGATACTGGTCGCCGCCCAGGCGCTTGCCATGTGTACAGCGCCTTTCATTGTATTTATCGGAAGTATTCACGGCCGCCTGCTGGCACCCTCACCGGAACTGGCGACTCTGCCGGTGGGGCTGGTGGTTGTGGGCACTGTGCTGGCAATCAAACCTGCTACCTGGTTGATGGAACGTATCGGACGCAAGCCGGTGATGCTGCTGGGCACCCTGGCCGGAACCCTTGCGGGCAGCCTGGGTGCACTGGCAGCCTGGACAGCCAGTTTTCCGTTGCTGTGTGTGGCGGCCGTGGTGGGCGGAACAGGGCTGGCCGTGGTGCATCAGTATCGTTTTGCGGCCATGGAATCGGTGTCCTCCGACATGGCGGGTTCCGCTGCAGCCAGAGTGCTGCTGGGCGGGTTGGTAGCGGCCTGGCTGGGACCTGAAATTGCACTGGCCGGTGGTGGCGGGCAGGCCCAGTACCCCTTCATGGGCGGATGGCTTGCCCTGGGTGCGGTTCAGGTGCTGGCCATGGTCGTACTGACGTTCGGTTATCGTGCCAGCGGAGAACACGTGCGTGGGGCCGCAGTCGGTGGCGGTCGCCCCATGACCGCCATTCTGAAACAGCCCGTCATCTGGGCTGCGATCAGTGCTGCTGCTGTCGGTTACGCGATCATGAGCTTTATCATGACGGCAACTCCCCTGAGTATGACTGAAATAGCCAGTCATCCGCTCGAGGATGCCAAACGGGTTATCCAGCTTCACATCATGGCCATGTACCTGCCATCGCTGGTCAGCGGGTGGTTGATCCGGGTTGTGGGGATTCCACGAATGATGGCGCTGGGGTTACTGGCGTATCTCGGATGTGTGGTGCTGGCCTTCAGCGGGATCACGTTCCATCATTATCTGTCGGCTTTGATCCTGCTCGGTATTGGCTGGAATTTCCTGTTTGTGGGTGGCACCACGTTACTGCCGAAGGGGTATCAGGATGAAGAGCGTTTCCGGGTACAGGGGCTGAATGACCTGATGGTGTTCGGTTCACAGGCAACGGCGGCACTGAGTGCCGGTGCGGTATTGGCGGCGTTCCACTGGACCGGGTTGTTACTGATTGCCGTGCCCTTCCTGGTGCTCCATGGTGTACTGATGGCAATATGGCTGATGGGCCGTCGGGCACCGACCGGGTTGCCAGAATAG
- a CDS encoding Glu/Leu/Phe/Val family dehydrogenase: MTVFTHPEFDKHEHLTFCCDPETGLRAIIAVHNTARGPALGGCRMFPYASDEEALRDVLRLSRGMTYKSALANLNLGGGKSVIIGDPRQHKTEALLESMGRFLEQLGGLYIAAEDSGTSVADLKIMGRQTSNVAGIKERPGFDGRPSNGDPSPATAWGTFVGLQAAVKHKLGRSDLEGLTVAVQGIGNVGYRLARHLTEAGAKLWVYDTHQDQMDRAVAELGATPATAEEILYLPVDVVAPCAMGAVLNDQSIAKLQAPIVAGAANNQLASPRHDEVLWKHGVLYAPDFVINAGGIIDVYYERTGPDPDAVRKHVDTIGDTLQEIFERSHRDGLPTGQIANQLAEERFRHISR; this comes from the coding sequence ATGACTGTATTTACGCATCCTGAATTCGACAAGCACGAACACCTCACTTTCTGCTGCGACCCTGAAACGGGCCTGCGCGCCATCATTGCCGTCCACAACACAGCCCGCGGCCCTGCCCTTGGCGGTTGCCGCATGTTCCCCTATGCCAGCGACGAAGAGGCACTCCGTGATGTATTGAGATTGTCGCGGGGCATGACTTACAAGTCCGCTCTCGCCAATCTCAACCTGGGTGGTGGCAAATCAGTGATCATTGGCGATCCTCGCCAGCACAAAACCGAAGCCCTGCTGGAATCCATGGGACGCTTTCTGGAGCAGCTTGGTGGACTCTACATTGCAGCGGAAGACTCCGGCACCAGTGTGGCCGACCTGAAAATCATGGGCCGCCAGACCTCCAATGTCGCGGGAATAAAGGAGCGTCCCGGGTTCGATGGCCGACCAAGCAATGGTGACCCGTCTCCCGCCACGGCCTGGGGTACCTTTGTAGGCCTACAGGCAGCAGTAAAACACAAACTCGGTCGCAGTGACCTTGAAGGTCTGACAGTCGCTGTCCAGGGCATTGGCAATGTGGGTTATCGCCTCGCCCGGCATCTCACTGAAGCCGGCGCAAAACTGTGGGTGTATGACACCCATCAGGATCAGATGGACCGGGCAGTGGCTGAACTCGGCGCCACACCGGCCACCGCAGAGGAAATCCTGTACCTGCCGGTGGATGTGGTGGCGCCCTGTGCCATGGGCGCAGTGCTGAATGACCAATCCATTGCAAAGCTTCAGGCCCCCATCGTTGCCGGCGCTGCCAACAACCAGCTGGCCAGCCCGCGTCACGACGAGGTGCTTTGGAAACATGGCGTGCTCTACGCACCGGATTTCGTGATCAACGCCGGTGGCATCATCGACGTCTACTACGAGCGCACCGGCCCGGATCCGGATGCGGTCCGGAAGCACGTGGACACCATCGGAGACACGCTGCAGGAAATTTTCGAGCGGTCACACCGCGACGGTTTGCCCACCGGACAGATCGCCAACCAGCTGGCAGAGGAACGATTCAGACATATATCCCGTTGA
- a CDS encoding carboxyl transferase domain-containing protein codes for MPFQRLLIANRGEIAIRVAQAAAELDIPTVAVYATDDAQSLHIRKADVAVALNQTGPAAYLNGEQLLSIAREYHCDAIHPGYGFLSESAEFARLCEKAGIFFIGPSPAVLDVFGDKASARQLAKKHGVPLIHGTNEPTSLESASAFMESLGEGGAVMLKAIAGGGGRGMRPVHSPEELEPAFHRCRSEASAAFGNGDLYVEQLIPGARHIEVQIIGDGTDVTHLWERDCTLQRRNQKVMEMAPAPGLATALRDQLLADAEMLTRAVGYRGLCTIEFLVDTRAGQYVFLEANPRVQVEHTITEAITGLDLVQLQIRVAAGMTLAEAGLASVPVPRGQAIQLRINLETMAGDGNARPAGGRIEAYEPPSGPGIRVDGYGYSGYSTSPAYDSLLAKLIVHSEGSYTTLLRLAYRALCEFRLEGVPSNIPFLQNLLQHNQVQQNNLTTRFIDTHAKELLPDEAGSHPDLYFRETGPAEAAQSAMPAGPEGSDPITSPAQGIVVSIDVESGQVVVEGQQVAVLEAMKMEFVIRAGQSGRVVALAASAGDAVYEDHPLLFIEPEEVTATEIVTEESVDLDHIRQDLHQVLAIHDQLTDEKRPHAVAKRRKTGQRTARENLADLLDDGSFMEYGALALAAQSTRRSPEELQALSPADGLVAGIGTVNGQQFGPEVARCMAMSYDYTVFAGTQGVMNHKKTDRMLELAEKQRLPLVFFTEGGGGRPGDVDWVGVAGLDCTTFMRMARLSGTVPLIGIASGRCFAGNAALLGCCDVIIATENATIGMAGPAMIEGGGLGRFMPEEVGPVSTQSRNGVVDIVARDEADATRIAKQYLACFQGDIAPGEAKDQRKLRHLIPENRLRVYDIHTVIDTLADRGSVIELRKHFAPGMITALVRIHGNAFGLIANNPMHLGGAIDAVAADKAAHFMQLCDAHGLPLLSLCDTPGFMVGPDAEKQATVRHVSRMFVTAASMTVPFFTVVLRKGYGLGAQAMAAGSFHAPMFTIGWPSSEFGAMGLEGAVRLGFARELAAVENEQERKALFDKLVGQLYERGKGVSMASFLEIDAVIDPADTRDWLIRGLNSVDPESLRGLARPMIDTW; via the coding sequence ATGCCCTTCCAACGCCTGCTGATTGCCAATCGTGGTGAAATTGCCATCCGTGTTGCACAAGCTGCGGCTGAACTGGATATACCGACGGTGGCGGTTTACGCAACGGATGACGCCCAGTCACTGCACATACGAAAAGCGGACGTTGCGGTGGCCCTCAACCAAACCGGACCAGCAGCCTACCTGAACGGGGAGCAACTGCTCAGCATTGCCAGAGAGTATCACTGTGATGCCATCCACCCGGGTTACGGGTTTCTCAGTGAGAGTGCGGAATTTGCAAGGCTGTGTGAAAAGGCCGGCATCTTCTTTATCGGGCCTTCTCCGGCGGTGCTCGATGTCTTTGGCGACAAGGCAAGCGCCCGCCAGCTGGCAAAGAAGCACGGGGTACCACTTATTCATGGTACGAACGAACCCACCAGCCTCGAGTCAGCCAGCGCCTTCATGGAATCCCTAGGCGAAGGCGGGGCCGTTATGCTCAAGGCAATCGCCGGTGGCGGCGGGAGGGGCATGAGGCCGGTCCATTCACCTGAGGAACTGGAGCCAGCATTCCACCGCTGCCGGTCGGAGGCGTCAGCGGCCTTTGGTAATGGCGATCTTTACGTCGAGCAGCTGATTCCCGGGGCCCGACACATTGAAGTTCAGATTATCGGTGACGGCACGGACGTCACGCACCTGTGGGAACGGGACTGCACCCTGCAAAGGCGCAATCAGAAAGTCATGGAAATGGCGCCGGCTCCCGGTCTTGCAACGGCCCTGCGCGATCAGTTGTTGGCCGATGCGGAAATGCTGACCCGCGCAGTCGGCTATCGCGGACTCTGTACCATCGAGTTCCTGGTGGACACACGAGCCGGCCAGTACGTATTCCTGGAAGCGAATCCCCGTGTGCAGGTCGAGCACACGATCACCGAAGCCATTACCGGGCTGGATCTGGTGCAACTCCAGATCCGCGTTGCTGCCGGCATGACCCTCGCTGAAGCCGGACTTGCCAGCGTACCGGTACCCAGGGGCCAGGCGATTCAGTTGCGGATCAACCTCGAAACCATGGCAGGTGATGGCAATGCCCGGCCCGCGGGCGGGCGAATAGAAGCCTACGAACCACCCAGCGGCCCGGGCATAAGGGTCGACGGTTATGGCTACAGCGGTTACAGCACCAGCCCGGCCTATGACTCCCTGTTGGCGAAACTGATCGTCCATTCCGAAGGCAGCTACACGACCCTGCTCCGCCTCGCCTATCGCGCCCTGTGCGAATTCCGACTCGAGGGCGTTCCCAGCAATATCCCGTTCCTGCAGAACCTGCTTCAACACAATCAGGTCCAGCAGAACAACCTGACTACCAGGTTTATCGACACCCATGCGAAGGAACTACTCCCGGATGAAGCCGGTTCTCATCCCGATCTGTACTTCCGTGAAACAGGCCCGGCCGAAGCAGCTCAATCAGCCATGCCCGCCGGGCCGGAGGGTTCGGATCCGATAACATCTCCGGCCCAGGGCATTGTGGTCAGTATCGACGTGGAAAGTGGACAGGTCGTTGTTGAGGGACAACAGGTTGCCGTGCTGGAAGCCATGAAAATGGAGTTCGTGATCAGGGCCGGGCAAAGCGGGCGCGTGGTTGCGCTGGCCGCTTCCGCTGGCGATGCTGTTTACGAAGACCATCCACTGCTGTTTATCGAACCGGAGGAGGTCACCGCGACGGAAATTGTCACGGAAGAATCCGTGGATCTCGACCACATCCGTCAGGACCTGCATCAGGTTCTTGCAATCCACGACCAGCTTACTGATGAAAAACGGCCCCACGCTGTGGCAAAACGCCGTAAAACCGGCCAGAGAACCGCCCGCGAGAACCTGGCGGACTTGCTGGATGATGGCAGTTTCATGGAATACGGTGCCCTGGCCCTTGCCGCTCAGAGCACCCGCCGCAGCCCTGAGGAACTGCAGGCCCTCAGCCCGGCGGACGGACTGGTCGCCGGTATCGGCACGGTCAACGGTCAACAGTTCGGCCCTGAAGTAGCCCGTTGCATGGCCATGAGCTACGACTACACCGTATTCGCCGGCACCCAGGGTGTTATGAACCACAAGAAAACCGACCGCATGCTGGAGCTGGCGGAAAAGCAGCGACTACCCCTGGTGTTTTTCACAGAAGGCGGAGGTGGGCGGCCCGGCGATGTGGACTGGGTAGGCGTGGCGGGGCTGGATTGCACCACTTTTATGCGCATGGCCCGGCTCAGCGGGACTGTGCCGCTGATCGGTATTGCCTCCGGCCGCTGTTTCGCGGGCAATGCGGCCCTGCTGGGGTGTTGCGACGTCATTATTGCCACCGAAAATGCCACCATCGGCATGGCAGGCCCGGCAATGATTGAAGGCGGTGGACTGGGTAGATTCATGCCCGAGGAAGTCGGCCCGGTCTCGACCCAAAGCCGCAACGGTGTGGTTGATATTGTCGCCCGGGACGAGGCAGATGCCACCCGAATCGCCAAACAATACCTGGCCTGTTTCCAGGGTGACATTGCCCCGGGTGAAGCCAAGGATCAGCGGAAGCTGCGGCACCTGATTCCGGAAAACCGCCTGCGTGTCTACGACATCCACACAGTAATCGACACCTTGGCAGACCGGGGTTCAGTGATTGAACTGCGCAAACACTTCGCACCGGGGATGATTACCGCACTGGTTCGCATCCACGGCAATGCTTTCGGGTTGATCGCCAACAACCCCATGCATCTGGGCGGTGCCATTGACGCTGTCGCCGCAGACAAGGCCGCCCATTTCATGCAGCTGTGCGATGCCCACGGCCTGCCCCTGCTCTCCCTGTGCGACACGCCTGGCTTCATGGTAGGCCCTGATGCAGAAAAACAGGCGACCGTGCGCCATGTGTCACGCATGTTCGTCACCGCCGCCAGCATGACCGTGCCCTTCTTCACCGTGGTGTTACGCAAAGGCTACGGCCTGGGCGCCCAGGCCATGGCCGCTGGCAGTTTCCATGCCCCGATGTTTACCATCGGCTGGCCCAGCAGTGAATTCGGGGCCATGGGGCTGGAGGGAGCGGTGCGTCTGGGCTTTGCCAGGGAGTTGGCGGCCGTCGAGAACGAACAAGAGCGCAAAGCCCTGTTCGACAAACTCGTAGGACAACTCTACGAGCGTGGCAAAGGGGTCAGTATGGCAAGCTTCCTGGAAATCGATGCCGTGATTGATCCTGCCGATACCCGGGACTGGCTGATCAGGGGCCTCAACTCTGTTGATCCGGAATCTTTGCGCGGCCTTGCCCGGCCGATGATTGATACCTGGTAG
- a CDS encoding sodium-dependent transporter, translating to MSNASSSSSGGAMDKAAAARGLWSSRLAFILAATGSAVGLGNIWKFPYITGENGGGAFVLVYLLCIAAVGVPIMMAEVLIGRRGGHSPVNSMRAITRQEGLKPAWSWVAAIGVLAGFLILSFYSVIGGWAISYVGTAATGQLAGQSAESIGAIFTGLLGDPMKLLMWHTLFMALVMVVVARGVRSGLERAVSILMPALFVLLLIVVGYAMTTGHFGQAVSFLFQPDFSKLTTSGVLVALGHAFFTLSLGMGIMMAYGSYLPKNISIAKTSVAVSVMDTMVALLAGLAIFPIVFANGLEPGAGPGLIFQTLPLAFGQMPMGSLFGTLFFVLLIFAAWTSGISLLEPLVEWLEEQKGMNRTLSTLGAGIACWLLGIASILSLNLWSDVTPLGMFAMFEGKTIFDLLDFLTASILLPLGGLLVAVFVGWFLSRNALEEELSMSPGGFTVWYRVLRYFTPIAVAIVFIYNLV from the coding sequence ATGAGTAATGCTTCTTCATCCTCCTCCGGCGGTGCCATGGACAAGGCAGCAGCCGCGCGTGGGCTCTGGTCTTCGCGCCTTGCCTTTATTCTGGCGGCCACCGGTTCTGCGGTAGGCCTTGGTAATATCTGGAAGTTCCCCTACATCACCGGTGAGAACGGTGGTGGCGCCTTTGTTCTTGTTTACCTGCTGTGCATCGCCGCCGTTGGCGTGCCGATCATGATGGCCGAGGTCCTGATCGGCCGCCGTGGTGGCCATAGCCCCGTCAACAGCATGCGGGCCATCACCAGGCAGGAAGGCCTGAAGCCGGCATGGAGCTGGGTGGCCGCCATCGGCGTATTGGCCGGGTTCCTGATCCTGTCGTTTTATTCGGTGATTGGTGGCTGGGCCATCTCCTATGTGGGCACCGCCGCCACCGGGCAACTCGCGGGCCAGAGTGCCGAATCCATCGGTGCGATCTTCACGGGACTGCTGGGCGATCCCATGAAGCTGCTGATGTGGCACACCCTGTTCATGGCACTGGTCATGGTCGTGGTTGCTCGCGGGGTTCGTTCCGGGCTGGAGCGGGCCGTGAGTATCCTGATGCCGGCACTGTTCGTGCTGCTGCTCATCGTTGTCGGCTACGCCATGACTACCGGCCATTTCGGTCAGGCGGTAAGCTTCCTGTTCCAGCCGGACTTCTCCAAACTTACCACCTCCGGTGTCCTCGTGGCCCTGGGTCATGCCTTTTTCACACTCAGCCTGGGCATGGGCATCATGATGGCTTACGGCTCTTACCTGCCGAAAAACATCTCCATCGCCAAAACCTCTGTCGCTGTCTCGGTGATGGACACCATGGTGGCTCTGCTGGCCGGACTGGCAATTTTCCCGATTGTCTTCGCCAACGGTCTTGAGCCGGGTGCGGGCCCGGGGCTGATCTTCCAGACCCTGCCGCTGGCGTTCGGCCAGATGCCCATGGGCAGCCTGTTTGGCACGCTGTTCTTTGTGTTGCTGATTTTCGCCGCCTGGACGTCCGGTATTTCGTTGCTGGAACCGCTGGTGGAATGGCTCGAGGAACAGAAAGGCATGAACCGTACCCTCAGCACGCTTGGCGCAGGCATCGCCTGCTGGCTGCTGGGCATCGCCTCGATACTGTCACTGAACCTGTGGTCTGATGTGACACCACTGGGCATGTTCGCAATGTTCGAAGGTAAGACCATCTTCGATCTGCTGGACTTCCTGACCGCCAGCATCCTGTTGCCGCTTGGCGGACTGCTGGTAGCGGTATTTGTCGGCTGGTTCCTGTCTCGCAATGCCCTGGAGGAGGAGCTGTCCATGTCACCGGGGGGCTTTACCGTCTGGTATCGGGTGCTGCGTTATTTCACACCGATCGCCGTGGCCATCGTGTTCATCTACAACCTGGTTTGA
- a CDS encoding CheR family methyltransferase: MKAEITPQEYEAFKTFLQDACGILLGENKQYLVKSRLRRIMEENKLTTLGELLERVKRSGRSSLKEVVIDAMTTNETLWFRDNHPFRILQEKLLPEFGDRKGAQSLRIWSAACSTGQEPYSVAMITEEFRRQRPGKLRDVKITATDISKSVLEVARRGEYEMIAIGRGLSPERQKQFFTPAMNGSWQIRPQIKSMVEFRELNLLERYMLGKFDIVMCRNVLIYFSAELKKDILTRIHATLNPGGYLILGASESLNGLPHLYEMVQCHPGIIYRKK, from the coding sequence ATGAAAGCTGAAATAACGCCACAGGAATACGAGGCCTTCAAAACATTCCTGCAGGATGCGTGTGGCATTTTGCTCGGGGAGAACAAGCAGTACCTGGTCAAAAGCCGCCTGCGCCGAATCATGGAAGAGAACAAGCTGACCACCCTGGGTGAGCTGCTGGAGCGGGTGAAGCGTTCCGGCCGGAGCAGTCTGAAAGAAGTGGTTATCGATGCGATGACCACCAACGAAACCCTGTGGTTCCGTGACAATCACCCGTTCCGTATCCTGCAGGAAAAACTGCTGCCGGAATTCGGTGACCGGAAGGGGGCACAGTCCCTGCGCATCTGGTCTGCGGCCTGTTCGACCGGCCAGGAACCTTATTCCGTGGCCATGATTACCGAAGAGTTCCGGCGCCAGCGGCCGGGTAAGCTACGGGATGTGAAAATCACCGCCACCGATATCTCCAAAAGCGTGCTGGAAGTGGCTCGCCGTGGCGAATACGAGATGATTGCCATTGGCCGCGGCCTGTCGCCCGAACGGCAAAAGCAGTTCTTTACCCCGGCCATGAATGGTAGTTGGCAGATCCGGCCGCAAATCAAAAGCATGGTCGAGTTCCGGGAACTGAACCTGCTTGAGCGCTACATGCTTGGCAAGTTCGATATCGTGATGTGCCGAAACGTGCTGATCTACTTTTCGGCAGAATTGAAAAAAGACATTTTGACCCGTATTCATGCCACCCTCAATCCCGGGGGCTACCTGATACTGGGAGCGTCCGAATCGCTGAACGGGCTGCCTCACCTCTATGAAATGGTGCAGTGCCACCCCGGGATCATCTACCGGAAGAAATAG
- a CDS encoding lipocalin family protein encodes MSHLDVERYKGTWYEIARLDHSFEEGLSNVTADYSLQDDGSIRVINRGYSEEDEQWEEAEGRAVFVDEENNGHLKVSFFGPFYASYVVFELDEDYRYAYITGYDRDYLWFLSKTPSVSDEALAEFRTVATEKGFDLEELIVVDQSRNR; translated from the coding sequence GTGAGTCATCTGGATGTAGAGCGCTATAAGGGCACCTGGTATGAGATCGCGCGCCTGGATCATTCTTTTGAGGAAGGCTTGTCCAACGTAACGGCTGACTATTCACTTCAGGACGATGGCAGCATCCGCGTGATCAATCGGGGTTATTCGGAGGAGGACGAGCAGTGGGAGGAAGCGGAAGGCCGCGCCGTTTTTGTGGATGAGGAGAACAACGGGCACCTGAAAGTCTCGTTTTTCGGCCCCTTTTACGCATCTTACGTAGTCTTCGAGCTTGATGAGGACTACCGCTACGCCTACATCACCGGGTACGACCGGGATTATCTCTGGTTTCTGTCCAAGACGCCCAGCGTGAGCGACGAGGCCCTGGCGGAATTCAGAACGGTGGCGACAGAAAAAGGCTTCGATCTTGAAGAGCTGATTGTTGTTGATCAGAGCCGCAACCGGTAA
- a CDS encoding isochorismatase family protein, translated as MLMNAEQSTLVLIDLQKKLMPVISQGDSVLFESARLARIARLMDVPVIATEQIPEKLGHNDDEIAGLADQTVTKIHFDACGGGLVDAIPDDRKQVIIGGCEAHVCLLQTALSLLAAGFGVWVVENATGSRHDNDRDAALERLQQAGATIVTVEMVAFEWMQHCEHPAFREIQKLIK; from the coding sequence ATGCTGATGAACGCCGAACAATCAACACTGGTGCTGATAGACCTTCAGAAAAAACTGATGCCTGTGATCAGCCAGGGCGACTCGGTATTGTTCGAAAGTGCCAGGCTCGCTCGTATCGCCAGACTTATGGACGTGCCCGTTATTGCCACGGAACAGATTCCGGAAAAACTGGGACACAACGATGACGAAATTGCCGGCCTCGCCGACCAGACCGTAACCAAGATTCACTTCGATGCCTGCGGTGGCGGTTTGGTGGACGCCATCCCCGATGACCGGAAACAGGTCATCATTGGTGGTTGCGAGGCTCACGTCTGCCTGCTGCAAACTGCCCTGTCACTGTTGGCCGCCGGTTTCGGCGTATGGGTGGTGGAGAACGCAACCGGCTCCCGTCATGACAACGACCGCGACGCGGCCCTGGAGCGCCTGCAGCAGGCAGGAGCCACCATCGTTACCGTGGAAATGGTCGCCTTCGAGTGGATGCAGCATTGTGAACACCCTGCTTTCCGTGAGATTCAGAAGCTGATCAAATAG
- a CDS encoding cupin domain-containing protein, with the protein MLNMDFNQRIVIQSASQEWIPSPAGGVLRKPLAREEAERGHATSIVRYEPGASFKRHEHPLGEEILVLEGVFSDETGDYGKGFYLRNPPGSGHAPFSEKGCVLFVKLHQFDERDTATVRIDTNTAEWLPGIGGLEVMPLHEFEHEHVALVKWPAKEKFQPHRHFGGEEILVLSGEFCDENGRYPAGTWMRSPHMSQHHPFVDEETVIWVKTGHLPV; encoded by the coding sequence ATGCTCAACATGGATTTCAACCAGAGAATCGTCATTCAGAGCGCCAGCCAGGAGTGGATTCCCAGCCCGGCCGGTGGGGTGCTCCGTAAACCCCTGGCGCGTGAGGAAGCTGAACGTGGCCACGCCACCAGCATTGTCCGGTATGAGCCAGGCGCCAGTTTCAAGCGCCATGAACACCCCCTGGGTGAAGAAATTCTGGTTCTTGAGGGGGTGTTCTCCGATGAGACGGGTGATTATGGCAAAGGGTTTTACCTGCGCAACCCACCCGGCAGCGGCCATGCCCCGTTCAGCGAGAAAGGCTGCGTTCTGTTTGTGAAGCTCCATCAGTTCGATGAGCGCGACACCGCCACCGTGCGCATCGATACCAACACCGCCGAGTGGTTGCCAGGCATTGGTGGCCTCGAGGTGATGCCCCTGCATGAGTTCGAACACGAGCACGTGGCGCTGGTGAAATGGCCTGCAAAGGAAAAGTTCCAGCCCCACCGGCACTTCGGTGGCGAGGAGATACTGGTGCTATCGGGCGAGTTCTGTGACGAGAACGGACGCTACCCCGCCGGTACCTGGATGCGAAGCCCGCACATGAGCCAGCACCACCCCTTTGTCGACGAAGAAACGGTGATCTGGGTGAAAACCGGCCACCTTCCCGTCTGA
- a CDS encoding sensor domain-containing diguanylate cyclase translates to MNNVLKKLAVAVSEDDDLETLVQSLLELLETVTGLESTFLTHIDMATGVQRIVFARNSKELSIPEGLTVPWGDTLCKRALDEGQMYSDNVRHLWGDSEAAKALGLTTYISEPVHIGDNELYGTLCGASRQKVQVSKDAQRLLAMFSRLIARQLERDQLLATLRREHITLQEFALSDPLTGIPNRRAMDAELKRSLANADRANSLIHLAFIDLDGFKSINDNYGHDAGDRFLIEMSKTIKAGLREGDFMARIGGDEFVVFGSAFSGDYEGSRTAIRARLEDLSKGTFFLGTTSIDYGGASIGVVTSDPGMKNPEALLARADEAMYLAKKARRKDTAGRK, encoded by the coding sequence ATGAATAACGTTTTGAAGAAACTGGCAGTCGCTGTCTCTGAAGATGATGACCTCGAGACACTGGTCCAGTCACTACTGGAACTCCTTGAGACGGTTACAGGGCTGGAATCCACTTTTCTGACACATATTGATATGGCGACCGGTGTCCAGAGAATCGTGTTTGCCCGCAACAGCAAAGAGCTGAGTATCCCCGAGGGGCTTACGGTTCCCTGGGGTGACACCCTTTGCAAGCGTGCACTTGATGAAGGCCAGATGTACTCAGACAATGTCAGACATCTGTGGGGAGATTCAGAGGCCGCAAAAGCTCTGGGGCTCACGACGTACATCAGTGAGCCGGTGCACATTGGCGACAATGAACTGTACGGCACTCTGTGCGGCGCCAGCAGACAGAAAGTGCAGGTATCAAAGGACGCACAGCGGTTGCTCGCCATGTTCAGCCGTCTCATCGCTCGCCAACTGGAAAGGGATCAGTTGCTTGCAACGCTCAGGCGCGAACATATAACACTCCAGGAGTTCGCCCTCTCCGATCCGCTCACCGGTATTCCCAACCGTCGCGCGATGGATGCCGAGCTTAAACGGTCACTGGCTAACGCAGACCGTGCCAACAGCCTCATTCACCTGGCTTTTATTGATCTGGATGGCTTCAAATCCATTAACGACAATTACGGACACGATGCCGGTGACCGGTTCTTGATTGAGATGTCGAAAACAATCAAAGCCGGCCTTCGCGAAGGCGATTTCATGGCGCGCATCGGAGGCGATGAGTTTGTCGTGTTCGGTAGCGCCTTTTCAGGTGATTACGAAGGAAGCCGAACGGCAATTAGGGCACGGCTTGAGGATCTGAGCAAAGGAACCTTTTTCCTCGGCACCACCAGCATCGACTATGGAGGGGCCAGTATTGGAGTCGTGACGTCAGACCCCGGGATGAAAAATCCAGAAGCGTTGTTGGCTCGAGCGGATGAGGCGATGTATCTGGCGAAGAAGGCCAGGCGAAAGGACACTGCTGGGAGGAAATAG